CATTACAGTAGATTGGATTGTCttgttttctggctgttttctccatctgtaaaacctcatgttctgTATTCACTCCTTCACTCTTtccctctatgatgtagagctgtgtgtagatcCTGTTCAGGAGGGTTTGATTCTCGTCTAGTTTGATTCCCTCAAATAAActctcatacttgttcttcatgctggttttgtgttGGTTTTTAACTCTTTGTCTGATGAGGGTCTGACAGTCAGGGTCAGTGCAGGTCAGACAGGGCACCACTTCACCTCTCTTCACTCTGCAGAAAGAGAGatgaatagaacaaaaaaaaatatgaaaatgcattGTTATAAATGTTTTGGGTACATCAAGttctaaaaattaatttgaagtgAAACCAGGTTTAgacctttttttctttattttctttgtagattttctttttttgttgatttGGCAGTGTGAACTCATCGGTTCACCAGAGAGCAGCTTCATTCCTGAATCTCGCTGGTCATTTTGACCCACGTCCAGCTCTCTCAGTGAGTTTGATGATTGTAGAGATGAAGACAGACATTTACAGCATTGAGCAGTGAGATAACATCCATCACATCTACAAAACAAGATGAAATAtggttcaatataaaaaaaagatagtaGGTTAAAATATTGTAATCTATGTTCTGCAAATGGCATTGATCATATGTGGATTAAAAATCTGTTCTATATCGCCAGGTGAACAATGAATATTGACTGTAAATCAGCTCTAATATAGTTGTTAGTTTCTACTTATAACCAAGTGTACCTCCAAAGCAAGTTTGTGGTAAACCGATCTCATGAAAGTGCGTAATAATAGTatgccaaataaaaatgaaaatttgtggTATTTATAGACAAAAATTGACTTTGGCATGCATATGCTTtgtgatgggtaggtttagggttgtggaGTAGATGAGTATCATATGTATGTGAAAAAATGCATATCATATACACGCCAACAAATTTTGTATCATTTACACACCAAAACTGCATATTATATGTACCCTAAACACATGCATATCATATGCAAGCCAAAGTCCATTTTTGCATATCAATACCAttagttttcatatttatttgggGTACTTTTTATACACACTTTCATGAGACTGAGCTTGTTGTAGTCGTAAATACACACCAGTCACATGTGAAACTCTTTCATGAAACCAACAACAGGTGATGCAAAGGACTACAATCAGAGATCTCATTTATCAAGACAAAGTTTTCTTTTAAATTCACcagcatttcatctgtaaaatgtaaacatatgctttttaacaattaacaaattattatattgcaattattattagggcccaagCCCCTTGGGAGTGCAGgtccttcttgtttttttttaaggatttgtatttttttattttattttatttttattttttactacctGGGGCATTTTTGGCACCTTAACATGCTCGATAACTCTTGAGTATTCATTTGAAGTGAAACCAGGTTtagaccttttttttctttattttctttgtaaattatatatattttttatttaattcagatttacagatttaaaaataataatatttttatttttatttcaaagtttcaaaatgattttaaattcatatttttaatgtatggacatatttgtattatatttgtataaataccACTGTTTCTCTGAtatccattttattattattaatgtagaaCTCTTGCTAAAACACCTGACAGAACTCCTGCATTTTTGTAGACCTGCCCACAGACAACTGGATCGACAGATCGTGCATTGATTTGGATTTTGCAAAAGCAAAACTGCATTATGTGTTTaagatttgtatatatatatatatatatatatatatatatatatatatatatatatatatatgtaaaaaaagaaaaaacacagccCTCTTTTTTCTCTAGTCATGTATGCGACTTTTAACTCTATCATGTATAAAAAGCcctatttctttaaattaaaagcaCATCTTGCCAGTGGTCAATTACACCTTTAAGTCACATTTATGCTCACATGGACTTGTCACTCTTCACTGATACACAGCTGGGTTCTGAAGATGCTTTTTCCAGATGCTTTTGTCTTTCACTGAGATCAGGTGGAACATGTATGGACTCGTCgtcactcttcatagacacacagctgggttctGGAGATGCTGCTTCATGTGTCTGAAcatcacccctctctctctcatagaCACTCATATTAGATACAGTGCACtagaaaacactgaaaatgtacAACACTTTTCATCATCAGATATACAGAATGTAATTTGAGAATAAAGATGTTTTGGGTATGATTTACATATTTCAGTATGGGATTGAAATGTTCACCAGTTACATGTTTGTTTAGCTAGAAAGGAATTAAATTACAAGcctaacattacaaaataaatacttttggaatgctgttaaatatgaaataatgcaTGAGTATCATCTTGAGAATAATGTATGAGAATGTGTAGGTTCCTACCTCTTTCTCAATGAAGAACATCAAACACAAACTTCATTCAGTTCATAAATCCGTTCTGTCTCTAGATTGCAGCACTAAAATGATCTGTTCTCAAACTGAACTTTATACACAGACAGGTTTTCTCTCCTATTGTTGTTCAAGTTCTTCCTTTCACAAAAATGTAGTCTGTTCAGTGTTCAAGCACCACTTAAAACAAACTGGTTAAACCGGTTTATATTTTAACCCTtaagagatgaaaaaaaataattaattttaaataagtccaAGCACCACTTTAAATTACAGTCCACAAATCTCttcactcttcatagacacatAGCTGAGTTCTGGAGATGCTGCTTCGTATTTTTCATAGACACTAATGCACTAGAAAACACTAAAATGTACAACACTTTTCATCGTCAGATATACAGAATGTAATTtgagaataaaaatgttttgggtATGATATTCACCAGAAAGGTATTAAATTACATGcctaacattacaaaataaatactttttgaagTTCATGGATAGGACTGGTGACAGTAAGCCTGTTTTAAGTGGCATAAAATCTTGAAGGTGAATCATGCAAAGTTATTTGCTGATAGTGGTGTTGAGAAGTTGCTGAGATTGACGAATAATCTTTCATAAGGTAATTAGCTGAAACTCATTGACTCATTTCTCTAGATGTCCAGATTTGTTCTTCAGTAATCTCCATCATGTAcccataaataatataatatgtaccCCATGGTTAAAAAATACCTATTGGCCTttagtaaaattataaaaatcatatttttctaaataattcCCAAACATATGATTTTTGTTAAGGCCATACAATCCATGTAATATTAGAATAGGTACCTCTTAGTTTCAGAATACTTATAGTATAAATAATTTGTGATTTTACGGGTTGTTACCCCTTAATTCTGCAAGCATTGCATATTATTCCCTAAATGGAGGTACTGAATAGGTACACTAAAAAAAGTACGCTTTAACTTCAGCTTACTTGTGCAATTCTTTGCAGGTTGCATATCTGGTTGTTACACCCTTATTACCCAAACACATTGTTAGCATTCTGAAAACTCTTTACATGCATGCAGGACAGCAGTTTCTTACAGTCAAAGTGAGAGCGTTTACCACAGTCCATACTTTAGATTCAAGTAAATAAGCAGATGAAATTACATAATACCATGATACAAGATAACAGTTACTTCAGCTTTCACAATGTATACTTTTTTCACCCATTGGTTAGGTTCGCTTTTGCATGTATTCTGCTCTCCACAAGAACAGCAGAGGTCTTAAAGGTCATCTTTTTCTTTTGACAATGTGGATggaaaggatgtgacgtgtggccaagtgtGGCGtcccattctcagaatttgtgtttctgcatgtgacccatccaagtgcacacacacagcagtgaatcatgaacaaaccgtgaacacacacctggagcagtaggCAGACATTTGTGCCGCGGTGCCCTGGGAGTAGTTgggttcggtgtcttgctcagtggtctcacctcagtcgtgttaTTGAAGGTGCAAGAGAGCaatgtacattcactcccccacctacaaacACCTACAATCCGTGACCTTTGCGCTGCAAGTCTGTCcgtctaaccattaggccacgaacGCCCCAACGAGTATTGGTCATGAGTATGTGATAAAAAGCTAAGTTATGAATAAAATGCTTGAAAGGTGGTTCACAAGCCAGTGAAACTTACCAGTTTCTCTTAGAAGTAAACCCGAGTAATTTATTATTTGGAAATGTCCTTCGCATCTAGACATAACAGAGTTCTCTCACTGCACTCCTGTGGAAGACGTGTTAGGTTTACATATTTTAACACTGACACTCCATCTGGAATAAATGTGTAAGCTTTCTCTGCAGCGTCGGTTTAAGATATTTGATACAGAACACAATTCTGTTTTGGACGACTCTGTTTCTTATGGACACTGAGAAAGATTTTGgaacaagaatttttttttttttttatagcatttttttttcacaacataggTTGCACTGTAACAAGATGTGAAACTTGATTGTTGCAAATAAGTGAATTACACTTgaaatgtaatgtgtttatttGAGCGATCACCATTTTCCACTTAAGTGAACGTCTAAAGATAATGTGGGCATTTGTGAACTCTGTTACGTGTGAATGTCtttgttgaattattaaaatattacctTAAAATCTCCGGGATActttaattgaatattttaacTCAAGGGGCTTGACTGGTTTGGGAATCCCTGGTCTAGCTCATTAAACTtccaaagctctctctctctctctctccttctctctgttgTAATATTAAGAATAACAATCAGAAATCTTCTTAAAAACTTTGTGCTTTTATTccataaaaatggttaaatagCACATTCAATCACATGTTTTGGcctataattatattttacttgtcagtgattttaatgttaacatttaatgttagttcttttgttttttaatgttgacttttatagcaatatttttgttaaaagggtTTGATGATTTGAATAAAACCAAATAGAATGTTGAGCAACGAGTTCTCAACTATGATGTCACAAAGAGTCTTTAAATCTCATCAGCCCCATCTCTACAGTGTTCAGTAAACATCAGATTACTTTAGTCAGAGTTTGATCAGTTTGAGCTGAAGTTGGATTACTGAGCTAGAGGACATGGAGCACAAAATAAGTGACACAGCCTTTAACGTGTTTGATGAAGTTCGCTTAAAGGGGGAACACACTGACGTCATCATCACAGTTCAGGGCAAACATTTTAAAGTGCATAAGATCATCCTTTGTGGCTGCAGCCCTTATTTTAGGTGAGGACAGACCCTTTCACAATGTTTTATAAAGAAGTGTCGTTTTCTGAAGCGCTTCATCTTTAAATTTGCTCCACAGGATGCTTTTCTCCACCCAATGGACCAACACGGAGGAACAACCCTACGATATTCCAGGATTGTCCTCGGACACCATGTCTCTTATTATTCAATATGCATATGCAAGTCCTGTCCTCATTACTGAAGAGAATGTGTCGGAGCTCTTGGTGGCGGCTGATCAGTTTCTAATCTCAGATCTAATAGATGCCTGCTGCCAGTTCCTAGAGGCAAACCTTTGCCCGCTGAACTGCATTGGTGCCTGCATGTTAACAGAGCGTTTCCTCTCCTGCTCAAAGCTCCACCAGAAAGCAAGGCTTTACGTCCTGCAACACTTTGAGGAGGTGCTTCGAGTATCAGAGGAGTTCCTGGAACTCCCGCTGGGACATCTAGAGGAACTGATAGCTCAGGATGAGCTGAACGTCAAAAAGGAGGAGGTGGTTTTTGAGGCCATCCTTCGCTGGATTGGTCATGCACCTGAAAACAGGAGAAAACACATTGCCCTGTTACTTTCAAAGGTAAGACATATACTCTTATACAAATTCATCATGATAATCATAGTTtccaaccttttttctttttgccaatcacataataaacaacaaatattacaataatcaCATATATGGCAAAATACAGTGTAACAATTGGTTGTAAcaataggaaaataaaataaataaataaacaaacaaaatatggttTGATTACAACTTCGCATATACCTTATGAATTATGCTTAAGTGTATTTTAAACCAAGACCCCAAGACCGAAGCCCATATTTGTTTATGCATATACATAATTAGACAGAGATTATAAAGGCCGCATTTGATTTTAACTCTTCGTTAACTTTGCTTCAGGTTCGAATGGGGTTGATGTCACCTGAATACTTCATGAATGACGTAAGAAACAATGCACTGGTGTTGGAGAACGAGGCATGTTCGGATATTGTCATCAATGCAATGAAGGTCATTTTTGCCCCCTACATTGAGGAACCTGCCAGTTCAGAGCTCATAAATCAGCTGACACGCCCACGTCTGCCCTCTGAGATCCTATTGGCCATCGGAGGGTGGAGCTTAAGCAATCCCACCAATGAGATTGAGGCATATGATGCAAGGGCGGACTGTTGGGTCAATGTGACTCAAGAGGATGAGCTTCCCAGAGCCTATCATGGTTCAGTGGTCCTGAATGGGTTTGTCTACTGTCTTGGTGGCTTTGACAGCAATAATTATTTCAGCAGCGTGAGGAGATTCAATCCCATCACTCTGACTTGGCAAGAGGTGAGCATTGCTTTTTATCCAAGTATCAGTTAGTTTGATTTTTGCTGTTAACAATTATTGTGACTAAGGATGTTGGATGTATTTGGACTAAACCATGGGTTTGGGAATACAAGTGTTTGGGCAGTTTTTCAAAACCTAGTAATTCGCCTATCTAGACAGCATTTCTGGGCATGGGTGCATTTgaacaccaaaaataaaatagataaaatttataaaaactatacaagtattaaacaattattaaatgttcaattaacataatatatataaataaattaaattaaattaattaataataaaaaatgaataaaaaggacaaaacaaCATTACTAAATCTTTAActcaattttaaaatcaaaatgtaaaaaaacaaaaaacaaaaaacaaatttaataactgatagtaatactaaataataatggtagtagtagtaataataataataataataataataataattcataaaaactAAGACTAGTGTCTCAAAACTAAAATATCTCTAATGTGGAGTAAAGATATGGCTTTTTGAATATCAAAATCATGATGTGCATTTCAAAACCTGGCGAGCTGCCTATTTAGACAGTATTAATAATGCTGGTTATTAAGGCAACTTGCTTTGCTTTGATCACAGTCATGATATGTAGGAGAAATAACCAGTCAAATGATTTATTGATATGTGTATAACACAACAGGTGGCTCCCATGTATGAACGTCGATGTTATGTTAGTGTGGCTGTTCTGCATGGCCTCATTTATGCCATTGGTGGTTTCAATGGATACAGACGACTAAAAACAGCAGAACGCTATGATTCAAACACCAACCAGTGGACAATGATGGCACCCATGAATGAACGGAGGAGTGACGCCAGCGCCACCTCACTGCAGGACAAGGTAAGCACATTTACTCCACACTCTACTGTTTGGTATAGAAGTAGAAAACTTAATCATGAAAAGTTATTTTATGGGAATGTCTGGCGATGTCAGTGTATCATACTGTATTTGTGTGGCAGGTTTATATCTGTGGTGGCTTTACTGGGGTAGAGTGTCTCTTCTCAGCTGAGAGATTTGACCCTGAAACTAACCAGTGGAGCCTCATCGCTCCGATGAGAAGCCGCCGCAGCGGAGTCGGTGTGATCACTTACGGGAATCTAGTTTATGCTGTGAGTATCACTGTTATTTAGTGATTATTGTTAATCACTGTTATTAGTGAGTAATAtctgattttgtcatttttatattttaaaaataatattatatatatatatatatatatatatatatatatatatatatatatatatatatatatatatatatatatattctatttttaatttttttccgaattttagttagttaaaggttcaggttgtaggacctgccactagagggcacactataaaaacaataacaattgcgtggtttgatgacgctaagaaggagcgtggaatgatgggatttatTGTTTTCTACCCAactgctgacggccatcaatcagacggaaagataaatcatggatttaacgcgagttcaacgatttgcgcgagtagattacatacaaagtcaatgcaatgACGCGATCAGACTATTGATCAGATGCGTCCTTGCGCAGGTCTAGAGACGCGTTGcgccgcgtttggcgtgtatgccccataatactaatcttgtcaatctttataatagcatatgttttctgtaaagatgagaatcaaaacaactcacctgtcgagtaaaacacaagcgagatcggcatctctttctagttgaagtttgttgcgaagctacttccgcatttgtccacgagactgttgtcatgtggtatctacgtcagtaaaggcggtaataAAGGGTAACTGacatcattgacaggcgactgcactgccccgtgtcactgtttagaatgggaattttctcatgatttacaagtagttgaaaacattagagatattgttagtaatccgctggacaaaatatataacactagcctagtggtttttggatattttactgcaaatatcttgcAAATTGTACCTTAAacttaaaactgaataaaaatgttgttttggcaAATAGCTGATACAGTTTTtctatctttaatttttttttttttttttcagtaaatgtgtattttactttaaataatggaattgtttgttcttttttttttttttttttttttttttttttttttttttaggtagttCATAATAACTCTGGTGGTTATTGTATACATGTATAGAAATATACAAAGACAGAGTGtttaaactgaagtaaaaaagTTGCCTTTGCATCATGTGTATTCCAGTTattcatttcagtttaatgatttttttaaataagttttaattcATTTAGTTAAGTTTTGTTGTTTGCTGAagtaattttttaacagttttaattttagttaaagtaacACTGGTGAGTATTATACACAtgtacagaaatattaaaatacaaaatgatgTGTTTAAAGGTGCCACAAAACTTATTTTACAAACATAGATGCTCAAAAATGCATGCAGAACATTTGATATTAAcagaaaaatgcacatttatgttTCAAGGTTGGTGGTTTTGATGGTGCCGCTCGTTTGCAAAGCGTTGAGGCCTACAACCCTCTTAATGATTCCTGGCATGATATACAGTCTATGATATACCCACGCAGCAACTTCGGCATCGAGGTCAGATACTGACATCTAAGGAGAATTCTGCTGAAATTAGAGTTTTTGAAGTTTCTCATTGTTCTCATGTGTACTGAACATGTTATATAGAATTATTTGATTGGCTAAACTGCAGGTGGTGGACGATCAGCTGTTTGTTGTCGGTGGGTTTAATGGTATGGGCACCTGCTGTGATGTGGAGTATTATGACCGGATGACGAATGAATGGTACCGTTCACAAACACTACAGCTCACTAATCGTTTCACACTGCATGATATGCCTACAAAttaattgtgcaaaaaaaaaaacaaaaaaaaaactgacttgtTTAGTATTGAATGCCCATTTTTCTTTCATAAAGTGTCTACCTTTTTCTGTACAGGGATGAAGCCTGCGACATGAGAATTTCCCGCAGTGCTGTGAGCTGCTGTGTGATTTCCGGGTTACCTGATGTCACACAGTACGTAGTGGACCGAGACTCTTTACAGACATCAGAAGACGAGTCTGACGGTGACTGATCGACCTCCAGTGGATGCCTGACATTCAAACCAGAATGCACACTGAAACATCATAGAAGAAGTGATGtgacatgataaaaataaatgcagtttaaaaaaaaaaatgtgttggatTGTGCACTTTAAAATTTAGGAATAGTTTCTTCatcgaaacagatttggagaaatgtagcattgcatcacttgctcagcagtggatgctctgcagtgaatgggtgccgtcagaatgagagtccaaacagctgataaaaacatcacaataatccacagcactccagtccatcagtaaatgtcttgagaagacaaaagctgcatgtttgtaagaaacaaatctgtcattattAACTTTAAACCGTCACATCTGGGCAAAATTACTGTATCCTGTATACTGTATTCTGTGTAGTCTGTAATCCACAGTAATGCTtcatctgacggcacccattcactgcagcgcatccattggtgagacagtgatgtaatgctacatttctccaaatctgatgaagaaacaaactcatctacatctcagatggccCGAGGGTGAGTACATACAATATGTTCACAATTTTCATTTACatatgaactattcctttacacTCAGGGATGCCGTGGTTTAGTAGTTAAAGATCAGAGTTGCTCTTCAAAACATGcaatgacaatttaaaaaattTCGTATGCATGAAGCGGCAGagcaaaaatgcaacaaaaaataatttgttcacTGAGTAAATCAGTACTTTCCAaaaattttctctttttaaaatttgttttcaaTCTAAACTATTTTCAATCATAAATTAAGAATGTGTATGTGTATTCGATGGAATCCATTTCTGCCACAGAATTTTGAATTTTTATCtcgcaattaattttttttttcttatcagaaCTGTGATATACAAACTCGGAATTTcgagaaaaatgtcagaattttgtaataaaaacacacaattaccattatttatgtatttattatcctATGGTTTAAAACAGGTTTCCGTTGGAATTCTTTCATTGCTTCCAATCAGTTCTTGTTGAATTTGAAGGATTTTCTGTTTCTGTGTAGGATGTTATTAGGTGGAAAATATGTTCTGTTATTAGAACAGGGAGTATCactatatcatttattttataagattaaAATTATAATGCTGTAGTTAATATAGTTAATACAGAGACtgtattaaattagatttttgggTCTtcatttcctacatcattttgtttaatatattttttagccTCATTCTTTTCAAGAGTTtcatataaaatatgacaatgatACCAAAAACCTCAGACATGGCATGAGTGATCGTTTATTCGTTTTTCTTTGAATAAATCAGTaggacatttattaaaatgtttcaataaGACTTGTCAtctcttttacattttaacatacgTTTTTGATTCCCTGTCAGTTATACAACATATTAGATGGCTTAATATATCAGATTCAGTCAACATAGTTTAATTTTACTGGCACAAAGTGAACTTCAAAAAACAAGTAACACTTAAAGtaaaattataattcataatGCCCAAAACAACAAATGCCCCGTATCCATGTGAAACAACCAAtgaaacacaaaattacaaataataccaGAATGCAAATAACTTTACCTGCATTAGAAAATCAACTCTGTCTGTAATATCACACTGTGAAAATCACTTCACCATCATTAGTGAGCAAGAGACGTGATTCTACTGATTATGAAACATGTACAGCCACTACAGCAAATACTCCGACAGGACTGACACTGCCATATCGACAAAGACGAAGTGAGGACGCATTTTAGAGGCCAATGGCACAAAATGCAAAAggcagtgtgtttttaatttgaaCAGACAGTGCACTCACATAAACCTGATTTCCTATTTTACAGCACATAAACACACTTTAAACATTTATCATGCATGATAATGCCAGAGAcaacactgaaagaaagagaacagCACGACTGAGTCTTACATGCCACACACACAAGTACAAACAATGGTGTACGGTAAAGATTTCCTCATGGTGAAGTAAAGGGATAGAGAAATGCCTTCCAGAAGAGAATTATCCATATTAATATTCTATATACTTCTGTTTTCTCAAATGCAATGCATGTTGCATTTAAACTTTCCAAGAAACGGCTTATGCTTGAGCTAGTATGACTACAGAAATGTTCAACCAGATTGTCACACACGTACGATACGATCAGAAATTAAACTGGCTATGATGCCACAGTATTTTTTCTCGGACACATCACTTGAGGTCGCCGGCATCACCCTGGATGGTCTTCTTGATACGCAGCAACATGGTGGTCTGCCATTGGTCGAGACGGGAGATCGAATCAAACTCCTTAACCTGGAGaagttaaaacacattttaaagatgcaacgtcaaaaaaaaaaaaaaaaaaaaaaaaaaaacctgagtaaAATATATTAGCTGCAGCTGATTTGTACAGTGATTTTGTGGCGTATGTTCCAGggttgttatagttaactaaaattaaaaccatttaaaaaaatactataataaataaataaatatatttcatcatttgaaactaatacaattaatttaatttttttttttttttttttagcacattttaatttagtttaacttgatgtactaaaataaaataaggttttaaaaaaaaactatacacacaagtttaaaaaacagaaaccaataaaaaaaaaatgaaaactacaagtccaaaaaaataaaaataaactaatatgcAAGAAAAATGATtagcaaaaacaacagcaacaatgtAGAAGGTAACACACAAATATCAGCATCACCCAAAATTTATTAAAGAGTTAGATATAAATTTGTATAAAAGGTATaaacaaaataagcatttttgtAATTAGACTTTTGATTAAAAATCTCAGTTACTGAGATATAATATGTGACGCTGGAGCAGAAATGCAGTCTGaaaggtatatttgtagcaatatccaacaatacattgtatggattatagatttttcttttatgccaaaaatcattaggattttaagtaaaggtcatgttccatgaagatattttgtactttaattactgtaaatatattaaaacttaatttttgattagtaatatgcattgctaagaacttcatttgaacaactttaaaggtgattttctcagtatttagatttatttttttgtacccccagat
This region of Carassius auratus strain Wakin unplaced genomic scaffold, ASM336829v1 scaf_tig00008123, whole genome shotgun sequence genomic DNA includes:
- the LOC113071779 gene encoding kelch-like protein 10 isoform X2, with product MEHKISDTAFNVFDEVRLKGEHTDVIITVQGKHFKVHKIILCGCSPYFRMLFSTQWTNTEEQPYDIPGLSSDTMSLIIQYAYASPVLITEENVSELLVAADQFLISDLIDACCQFLEANLCPLNCIGACMLTERFLSCSKLHQKARLYVLQHFEEVLRVSEEFLELPLGHLEELIAQDELNVKKEEVVFEAILRWIGHAPENRRKHIALLLSKVRMGLMSPEYFMNDVRNNALVLENEACSDIVINAMKVIFAPYIEEPASSELINQLTRPRLPSEILLAIGGWSLSNPTNEIEAYDARADCWVNVTQEDELPRAYHGSVVLNGFVYCLGGFDSNNYFSSVRRFNPITLTWQEVAPMYERRCYVSVAVLHGLIYAIGGFNGYRRLKTAERYDSNTNQWTMMAPMNERRSDASATSLQDKVGGFDGAARLQSVEAYNPLNDSWHDIQSMIYPRSNFGIEVVDDQLFVVGGFNGMGTCCDVEYYDRMTNEWDEACDMRISRSAVSCCVISGLPDVTQYVVDRDSLQTSEDESDGD
- the LOC113071779 gene encoding kelch-like protein 10 isoform X1 → MEHKISDTAFNVFDEVRLKGEHTDVIITVQGKHFKVHKIILCGCSPYFRMLFSTQWTNTEEQPYDIPGLSSDTMSLIIQYAYASPVLITEENVSELLVAADQFLISDLIDACCQFLEANLCPLNCIGACMLTERFLSCSKLHQKARLYVLQHFEEVLRVSEEFLELPLGHLEELIAQDELNVKKEEVVFEAILRWIGHAPENRRKHIALLLSKVRMGLMSPEYFMNDVRNNALVLENEACSDIVINAMKVIFAPYIEEPASSELINQLTRPRLPSEILLAIGGWSLSNPTNEIEAYDARADCWVNVTQEDELPRAYHGSVVLNGFVYCLGGFDSNNYFSSVRRFNPITLTWQEVAPMYERRCYVSVAVLHGLIYAIGGFNGYRRLKTAERYDSNTNQWTMMAPMNERRSDASATSLQDKVYICGGFTGVECLFSAERFDPETNQWSLIAPMRSRRSGVGVITYGNLVYAVGGFDGAARLQSVEAYNPLNDSWHDIQSMIYPRSNFGIEVVDDQLFVVGGFNGMGTCCDVEYYDRMTNEWDEACDMRISRSAVSCCVISGLPDVTQYVVDRDSLQTSEDESDGD